The Mycolicibacterium cosmeticum DNA window ACTGGTTCCCGGCGTCGGTGAGTCCCTGGTTCTGCTCCCATCCGACCGAGGCGAGTTGGTCGGCGGTCAGCGGCGCCGTTGCCAGCACGTAGTCGTAAACCGGGAGCACCCAGGCCTTCAACCGGCGCAGCAACGGCGGATAGGCGTTCGAGGCGAGCAGGATGTGACCGCCGGTGTGGACCTCGCCGCGGTCGGTTCGGACGGTCAGCATGTCACCGTGGCGGCTGATGCCGGTGGCCGCGGTCTGTTCGAAGATCCGGGCGCCGAGGCTCTCGGCCACCCGGCGCAGTCCCTGTACGAGTGCCAGCGGGTCGACCAGACCCCCTGAGTGGGAACGCATCCCGGCCAGGAAGGCCGGTGATGCGATATCGGCGCGCACCTCCTCACGCTCCAGGAATTCGACCTTCTCCCCACGGCGCGCATGGGCGTCGGCCGCCGCACGCAGGGCGGCCACCTCGTGCTCGGTGCGCGCCAGCGTGGTCTTGCCCACCAGGCGCAGGTCGGCGTCGATCTCATGCGCAGCGACGAAATCGGCGATCTGCGAGACGTTGTCGCGTCCCAGCCGTTGCAGCTCGTCCAGTTCGTCGGGCCACAGGGCCGCACCGTGGGCGATGCCGTGGGTCAGCGATTCGGAGACGAACCCGCCGTTGCGGCCCGACGCACCGGAACCCACCCACTGCTGCTCGAGCACCGCGACGTCCAGCGACGGATCCTCGGTGAGCGCCTCGATCGCCGCCCACAGACCGGTGTAGCCGCCGCCGACGATCACCAGGTCGGCGCCGACGGCACCGATCAGCCCGTCCGATCGGGGACCGGTCGGCAAGTTGCCCCACCACACCGGCCGCGGCTCGGCATCGGCCAGTTCCGGCCTCATGCGAGCACCCCGCTCGCGGCACCGGCCATGTCTGGCAGGGAGGCGGATCGGGTGATCGTCGGGGTTTTCATCGTGGACTTCCGCATCGAGGAGATCGGTCTCCGCGCGGGACCGCACGGCGACAGGAAGTGATAGTTGCATCGATATTCAGGTTTGGCAATACGAAATAAGTGCACTTCAGTAGCACTCAGCATGGCTAAATTGATTTAAAATTCAGTAAAACTGAGCGAAGTCTCGGGATCTCTGCCAGAGTGGGCCCCATCACCCGGAGGCGGCCCGCACCGTCACCGCGTCGCGCCTCGGCGAAAGGACCGACAGCTTGGCCCCGTTGCCTGTCACCATTTCGTCGATGAACTCAGACCCCACCGATCTGCTCGACCTCGGGGCCGGGCACGCGCTGGCCGTGATCACCCACGACGGCGGCGCCTCGGCAATACCCGTGCGGGCCGATGACGGTCGCTGGCGACGCGCGGCCGCCGGTGACGGGGTGGCCGAAGCCCTCATCCGGCTGCTCACCGCCGGCCCCGGACGGTCCGAGCACGGTCGCTTCACCGTGACCTCCTGGGCCGGGCGTCGCGCGGCGCGGGGCGAACGCCCGATCACCGTCGACCAGACCAACGAATCGGTCATCGTGGGCGAGGTCGCCGTCGTCAAATGGGCCACCCATCTGGAGCCGGGCCCGCATCCGGCCCCGCAGCGGCTGGCCGGCCTGACCGCGGCCGGCTTCACGGCGATGCCGACACCGTGGGGCCTGGTCACCTGGCGCCCGGACGACGGCGCCGAGACCTTGGTGGCGACCGTCACCGGATACCTGCCGGGCGCGGTCGACGGCTGGACCTGGGCGGTCGACTTGTTCGCCGCCGCAACACATGCCGGCGACCCGTCGGCCGTCGTCGCGGCGTGCGCGGCCGTGGGAACCGCCGTGGCCGACCTGCACGCCGCACAGGCCGCCACCGCGACCACCGCCACCGCGCAGGACGCCCGGCGTTGGCGTGACGGCGCCATGGACACCCTGGAGACGGCAAAGACGTTGGCCGGCAACGGGACCGCACAACTGTTGGCTGACCGCGACACCGAGGTGATCCGGGTGCTGGACAGCCTCGGCGGCCTGGACGGGGTACCCATCCTGGACGCGCACGGCGACCTGCATGTCGGGCAGGTGCTGCGCAGCGAGCACCGGTTCGTGATCACCGATTTCGACGGCAACCCGGTGCTGCCGCCGTGGCAGCGGGTGCTGCCGGTGCCCGCGGCGCTCGACGTGGCGGGCATGCTGCAGTCCCTGTCGCACGTCGCGATCGTGGTGGCCAGACACCACGATGTCGACCCGGACGGTCTACGCCGGATCGACGCGGCGGCGCAGGCGGCATTTCTCGATGCGTACACCACCGCGCTCACCGCATCCGGCCGGCGGCAGCTGTTCTCGGCCGAGGCGGTGCCCGCGTTCCGGCTACAACAAATTCTGCGCGAAATCGTCTACGCCGGACGCCATCTGCCGCGGTGGATGTACGTCCCCGACGCCGCGCTGCCCGCCCTGCTGGAAGGTGTGAAACCGTGAAGCCCCTGGAGTTCGCTCGCGACCTGGCCCGCAAACCGGAAGTCCTGGCCGGGCTGGCCGACGCACTGACCACCGCCAATCCGTGGGCCGAGGCCCTGCCGGACACCGTCGACCGCGTGGTGTTCCTCGGGATGGGATCCTCCGCTTACGCCGCAGGCGTCGCCGCCGCCCGCCTGCGTGCCCGCGGGGTGTACGCGGTCTCCGATCTCGCCTCGACCCGGCTGTTGCCGGCGTGGGGTCCGGGGACCGTCGTCGTGGTGACCTCCGCATCCGGTGGGTCGGTGGAAACCCTTGACGCGCTGCACCGTATCGACCGCGACGCGACACTGGTGGCGGTGACCAACACGCCCGGCTCGCCGATCACCGACATCTGCGGCCGCACCGTGGACCTGCTGGCCGAACCCGAGGCCGGTGGGGTGGCGTGCCGCAGTTTCCAGCACACGCTGGCCCTGTTCCTGGCCCTGGAGTGTCACCTGACGGGGACATCGACGGCGGCGCTGGTGGACACCGTGCGGGCGGCGGCCGGCGCGAGCGAATGGCTGTTGTCGACGGAGCAGGACTGGCGCCCCGAGATCTCGGACCTGCTGCTCGGCCCCGACGAAACCCACATGTGCGCACCGGCGCACCGACTTTCGTCGGCGCAGCAGGGCGCGCTGATGTTCCGGGAGGGCCCGCGGCGCGCGGCCACCGGCAGCGAGACCGGCGAGTGGAGCCATGTCGACGTGTACCGCACCAAGAACACCGACCTGCGGCTGCTGGTCTTCGCGGGGTCGCCGTGGGAGGACCAGATGGCCGAGTGGGCCGGCCCGCGGAACACCGCGATTGTCGGGGTGGGCGGCGCGGTGCCCTGCGCCACTGCGACGCTGCGTTATCCCGGTGACGAGGACGACGATGTCCGGCTGCTCACCGAGACGCTGATCCCCGAACTCGTCGCCGCGCGGGCCTGGCAGCAAGCCGAGGGCCCCGCCTGACGTTCAGGACATCGCGTCGCGCAGGCTCTTGGGCCTCAGATCGGTCCAGCTCTCCTCGACGTAGGCCACGCAGTCGGCCCGGGTGCTCTCGCCGAAGACCACCCGCCAGCCGGCGGGCACGTCGACGAACGCCGGCCACAGGCTGTACTGCTCCTCGTCGTTGAGCAGGACGTAGAAGGTGCCGTTCTCGTCATCGAACGGATTGGTGCTCATGGCTGCTCCTCTTGGCAACGGTGGTGAACGCGGGCGAGCCGAGGACCCGGTCGGACAACCGGCCCAGGCAACTGAGATTCGGGAAGCCCGGCCCCTGGGTGAGCCCGGCGAGCCCGGGCAGGAACAGTTTCGGCTCGACATCCTCGACGGCCAGGTCGTGGCCGATCGCCTCCTGGAGGCGGTCGCCGGTCAACGGGCCGCCGAGCCCGAGCTCGAGCACATCGAGGGCCTCCTGGCGCAGCAGCGGCTGGAACCACATCGCGTTGGCGCCGGACCCGTCGATCACCAGATCGAAACCGTGCACCGTCTCCAACCGCTCGCTGCCCCGCTCGGTCTCCAGGGTGAGCCGGATGCGCTCGTCGCGGGCCACCGCATGGGCCACCCGGCCGCGCAGGTGCCGGATCCGGTCGTCGGCGAGCAACGCCTCCTGCACGCGCACCGAGAACACCCCGCGGTCGGTTCGGTTCATCGCGTCCCGCTTCTCCGCCAGGGTCAGCCCGTCCCAGTGGGTGGGGTCCGAATACAGCGTGTTCTCGAAGAAACCCTCGCCGCGGGTGAACAACGTCACCTGCGGCGAGATCACGGTGATGGTCGAAACCCGGTGCCGGAACAGTTCGTCGAGCATGGTGCCGGCGGTCTCACCGCCGCCGATGACCGCCACCCGGTCCGCGGCGATCAATTCCTGCGCGGCGGCCCGATGCCAGAACTGCGCGATGGACAGCACCCGCGGGTTACCGGGTAGCAGCGAGCGCTCCGCCTGCCCTGGGCCGGTGATCATCAACGCGTCGGCACGCACAGTCTGCTCCCGCGTCGTGAGCTCCCAGCCCGACCCGGGATCGCCGTGCTGCAAGCCGATCCCGGTGACCTCCCCCAGCGTCACCGACATTCCCACCCGGTCGGCCACCCACTGCAGGTACTGGCTCCACCGCCGGTGGGCGGGTGCGGGCCGGCCGCGGTCCACCCATTCGGCGAACTGCCCCGTGCTGATCAGATAGGACTGCCAGCTGTGCCGCATCATCCGCTCGTCCAGTTCGGCGTTGCGCCGCGGCACCAGGGCCGACTGGTACGGGAAGCCGACATCCTTCTCCGGGCCGGTGCCCAGCCGGTGCGCTCCGTCGGTCCAGCCGCCGGCGGCCTGCCAATTGGCCGCGATCGCGGTGCGTTCCACCGCGATCACCTCCGGGGCGTCCACCCCCATGGCGCGCAGTTCGGCCGCCTTGGCCGCGACGGCCACGGCCTTGGCGCCGGCACCGATGATGGCCAGCTTCTGTGTCATGTTGCGATCACCTCTCGTAAGGCGTCCTGCCACATCGCCTGCAAGGCGGCGACGTCGGTGGCGGACAGGATGTCGGGCAGGGTGCGCCACTGGCTACCCAGTACGGGCACCCCGTCGCGTTCGAGCAGCGCCACGTTGAGCGTGAGCTCGTGGCGGACCGCCAGACCGGGCTCCGGGGTCGGGGACAACTTGGCCAGCAGGTCCCGGTCGGGCAGCAGGGCGTCGGATCCACCCGCGTGGTGGATGCGGCCCAGATAGTTCAGCAGGACTTGCGGATCACGTTGCGCCCCAAGCCGTTCCGCGGTGTCGGTGCGCAGGTACCGCAGCAGCGGATAGTCGATACCGTCGCCGGGGATCGGCGCCACGGTGTCGTCGGCGACCCGCAGCGGGTAGATCGCGCTCAGCAGGCCGACGGTGTCACCGGTGTCGATCCGGCCGGAGTCGTCGGCCAGCCCCGCCGCCACGACGGCATCCGCGCGGCCGTGGGTTTCCAATGCCAGCAGCGGCGCCGGTGTCGCCTGTCCGCGGGCCCGTCGCCAGGCGGTGATCATCCGGGCGGTCGCCGCCGCCAGCAGGTCGGGCACCACACCGGCCGTCACCCGGGCCGTCACCTCCGGATCGGTGAACGACATGCTGACCACCACATCGCCGACCCGGTCGGTGGCCGGGCAGACCCGGCGGCTGCCCAGTTCCGGATCGTCACCGACGAGTTGGGCCTCCCAGAAGTCACAGGTGTCCAGCTTCAGGGCGCGCTCGGCCAGGATGTTGGACCACCGCCGCAACGACGTGTGTTCCCGCACGGGGGGCGGCGGGTGACCGGAAGCCACCGCATGCCAAGCGGTTTCCAGCTCACCGAGGACGATCCGCCACGACGCCGGGTCCATGGCCAGGACGTGCGCGGTCAGCAGCAGCACGTCGGCACCACTGTCGTGGTGCAGCAGCACCGCGCGCAGCATCTCCCCCGCCGCCGGGTCCAGGCGCGCCAGCGAGTGCTCGGTGTGCTGGGCGACGGCCGTCACCAGGTCACCGGAGACCGAAGCCTCGGTCAGCACCTCGCCGACCGGATGCGCGACGAGGGTCATGGTGGCGGGGTCCAGCCTGCTACGCAGCGCCTCGTGACCGTCGATCACGGCGCGCAACACCGTGTCCAGCCGATCCCGTGTCACTCCGGGTGGCAGCCGGATCGCCTCCGTCTGGGCCAGCCGGCGCGAATCGCCGTGCGCCAGCAGCCAATGCCCGGCGGGCAGCAACGGGATCGGGCCGGTGTCCTCCGGATCGGCCTGCGCTTCGGCCGCTTCCGCGGCGTCGGCATCCAGGGCCTGCGCGAGTTCACGGATGCTGGCGCATTCCAGCATCAGCCGGGCCCGCACCGGGATACCGCGGCGGCGCACCGCCTGCACCACCGACAGCGCCACGATGCTGTCCAGGCCGAGGTCGAGGAAATCCGCGGTGACGTCCACCCGCTGCACGTCGAGCAGGTCGCCGAGCACCTCGGCGAGCACCGTCTCGGTGGCGGTGGCCGGGCCGGTCACCTCGTCGCCGTCGTGCCGGGCGTCCAGCGCGGCCAATGCGGCGTCGTCGACCTTCCCGTGGGCGGTCAACGGGATCTGGTCCACCTCGATGATGTGATGCGGGACAAGGTATCTGGGCAACGTAGTGGCCAGATGCCCACGCAGCCCGGCGGTGCGCTTCCCCGTCGCTTCGCTCGCCCCGCCACCTTTCCCCGTCGCTTCGCTCGCCCCGCCACCTTTCCCCGTCGCTTCGCTCGCCCTGATGACGACATAGGCCGTCAACCGCGGACCGTTGCGGTGCCGGCGCACCGCCACATGTGCATGGCTCACGTCGGGATGGCGGTGCAGGGCCGCGGCCACCTCACCGGGTTCGACCCGGAAGCCGCGGATCTTCACCTGATCGTCGCTGCGGCCGATGAACTCCCACGCGCCGTCCGGCCCACGGCGCACCACGTCACCGGTGCGGTACATCCGGGCACCGGGAACGAACGGGTCGGCGACGAACCGGCCCGCGGTCTCCCCCATCCGGCCCAGATATCCCCGGGTCAGCTGACCACCGGTCAGATACAGCTCGCCGGCCACCCCGTCGGGCACCGGCCGCAGCCAGCCGTCCAGCACCCGCGCGCTGGTGGGGTCGGTGGGATGCCCGATGCACGGCTGCCGGTGGTCGGCGATCCTGGCGACGACGGCCTCCACGGTGGTTTCGGTGGGGCCGTAGCAGTTGTGGGCGCGCACCCCGGTGCGGGCGCATTCGGCCTGGATGGCCTGCCAGGCCGCGGTGTCGATGGCCTCACCGCCCAGGGCCAGCACCGCCAGCGGGACGGTGCTCAGCAGCCCGGCGGCCCGCAGCTGGCCGAACATCGACGGGGTGGTGTCGATCATGTCCAGGCGGAACCGGGCGATCTCGGCGACCAGCGCCTCGGCGTCGCGTTGCACGGCGTCGCCGACGATGTGGACGCAGTGCCCGTCCAGCAGCGCCACCAGCGGTTGCCAGGCGGCGTCGAAGGTGAACGACCAGGCGTGCGCGATGCGTAGCCGCCGTCCGGCCGGCCGCAGCACGTTGCGCGCATGGTCGGCGGCGTAGGCCAACAGGGCCTGGTGGGTCCCGATGACGCCCTTGGGTTTTCCGGTGGTACCGGACGTGAACACGATGTAGGCGCCCTGCCCCGGCCGCACCGGTGCGGGGGTGAATTCGGGTATCGGCGCATCGGCGACCGCGGCGAGGACGGTGTCATCGACGATGACCGCGGCACCGGTCTGTCCGATGATCTCGTCGATGCGGGCGGCAGGCATGCCGGGATCCAACGGCACGATCATGCCGCCGGCCTTGAGTACGGCCAGCATGGCGACGACGTAGTCGGGCCCGCGGCGCAGCAGGATCGGCACCGGGGTCTCGGTGGACACCCCACGGCGGACCAGTTCGGCGGCCAGCCGGTCGGCGGCCTCGTCGAGTTGCCGGTAGGTGAGTTCCCCGCCGGCCCAGCTCAGCGCGACCGCGCCCAACCGGTCGGCGGCGGCCTCGGTGAAGGCGGTGTGGAATCCGCCCGGGTAGGTGTGGGTGTCCTTGGCGGGCACCACCGCGGCCTCGTCGCCGACGGTGACGGTGACCTCGCGCAGCGGGCGGTCCCAGTGCGCCAGCAGACCGCGCACCACCGCCAGCACCCGGTGCCCGAGGGTCTGCGGGTCCACCAGACCCAGTGCACCGTCCAGGGTTTCGACCAGCACGGTGAGCCGGCCGTGCGTGGGATGCGCGGCGATGGTGATGGGGAAATGCGACAGGCTTTCCAGCGCGGACGGCCGGATCACCGCACCGCCGAGATCGAAGTCGCCGCTGCCGACCAGACCGCCCGGCGGGAAGTTCTCGTACACCAACAGGGTGTCGTACAACTCGCCGATCCCGCCGGCCGACCGCAGCTCGGTGTGGCTGAGGTAGCCGTGGTCGCGCAGTTCGGCGGCCTCCCGTTGCAGGGCAAGGCATTGCGCGCCGACGCGGCCCGCCGGGTCGAGACGGACGCGCAGCGGCACGGTGTTGATGAACAGACCGACCATCGATTCGACCCCGGCCAGGTCGTCGGGCCGGCCCGACACCGTCACCCCGAACACCACATCGGATCGGTCGGTGCACGCGGACAGGATTGTGGCCCAGGCCATCTGGAACAG harbors:
- a CDS encoding NAD(P)/FAD-dependent oxidoreductase, with translation MRPELADAEPRPVWWGNLPTGPRSDGLIGAVGADLVIVGGGYTGLWAAIEALTEDPSLDVAVLEQQWVGSGASGRNGGFVSESLTHGIAHGAALWPDELDELQRLGRDNVSQIADFVAAHEIDADLRLVGKTTLARTEHEVAALRAAADAHARRGEKVEFLEREEVRADIASPAFLAGMRSHSGGLVDPLALVQGLRRVAESLGARIFEQTAATGISRHGDMLTVRTDRGEVHTGGHILLASNAYPPLLRRLKAWVLPVYDYVLATAPLTADQLASVGWEQNQGLTDAGNQFHYFRRTRDDRILWGGYDAIYHFGNRVAPELEQRDASHRLLARHFRETFPQLADVPFTHRWGGVIDTTTRFTPIFGTGYGGRVAYAVGFTGLGVASTRFGARVALDLLAKRDTERTRLKAITGMAVPFPPEPLRWPAVELTRAALAREDETGRRGTLLRVLDHFGVGFNS
- a CDS encoding glucosamine kinase → MNSDPTDLLDLGAGHALAVITHDGGASAIPVRADDGRWRRAAAGDGVAEALIRLLTAGPGRSEHGRFTVTSWAGRRAARGERPITVDQTNESVIVGEVAVVKWATHLEPGPHPAPQRLAGLTAAGFTAMPTPWGLVTWRPDDGAETLVATVTGYLPGAVDGWTWAVDLFAAATHAGDPSAVVAACAAVGTAVADLHAAQAATATTATAQDARRWRDGAMDTLETAKTLAGNGTAQLLADRDTEVIRVLDSLGGLDGVPILDAHGDLHVGQVLRSEHRFVITDFDGNPVLPPWQRVLPVPAALDVAGMLQSLSHVAIVVARHHDVDPDGLRRIDAAAQAAFLDAYTTALTASGRRQLFSAEAVPAFRLQQILREIVYAGRHLPRWMYVPDAALPALLEGVKP
- a CDS encoding SIS domain-containing protein — protein: MKPLEFARDLARKPEVLAGLADALTTANPWAEALPDTVDRVVFLGMGSSAYAAGVAAARLRARGVYAVSDLASTRLLPAWGPGTVVVVTSASGGSVETLDALHRIDRDATLVAVTNTPGSPITDICGRTVDLLAEPEAGGVACRSFQHTLALFLALECHLTGTSTAALVDTVRAAAGASEWLLSTEQDWRPEISDLLLGPDETHMCAPAHRLSSAQQGALMFREGPRRAATGSETGEWSHVDVYRTKNTDLRLLVFAGSPWEDQMAEWAGPRNTAIVGVGGAVPCATATLRYPGDEDDDVRLLTETLIPELVAARAWQQAEGPA
- a CDS encoding MbtH family protein — translated: MSTNPFDDENGTFYVLLNDEEQYSLWPAFVDVPAGWRVVFGESTRADCVAYVEESWTDLRPKSLRDAMS
- the mbtG gene encoding NADPH-dependent L-lysine N(6)-monooxygenase MbtG: MTQKLAIIGAGAKAVAVAAKAAELRAMGVDAPEVIAVERTAIAANWQAAGGWTDGAHRLGTGPEKDVGFPYQSALVPRRNAELDERMMRHSWQSYLISTGQFAEWVDRGRPAPAHRRWSQYLQWVADRVGMSVTLGEVTGIGLQHGDPGSGWELTTREQTVRADALMITGPGQAERSLLPGNPRVLSIAQFWHRAAAQELIAADRVAVIGGGETAGTMLDELFRHRVSTITVISPQVTLFTRGEGFFENTLYSDPTHWDGLTLAEKRDAMNRTDRGVFSVRVQEALLADDRIRHLRGRVAHAVARDERIRLTLETERGSERLETVHGFDLVIDGSGANAMWFQPLLRQEALDVLELGLGGPLTGDRLQEAIGHDLAVEDVEPKLFLPGLAGLTQGPGFPNLSCLGRLSDRVLGSPAFTTVAKRSSHEHQSVR
- a CDS encoding non-ribosomal peptide synthetase, whose protein sequence is MTDAPAILDVMALSPLQQGLYSLAGLTDGGADPYFIAMAADVEGSLDAALLRSCAEAMLERHPNVRVSFFQGKLSRPVAVVPATFDLPWQHVVVDTEAEAAALEDEARRRPFDLVRGPAIRFLLAEMPHSRWRLVVVAHHIVIDGWSLPVFVGELLGLYRAGGDLTALPPQPRPYRDYIGWLAARDPEVSRQRWRAHLAGLDGPTMLAPALSGREAAPGLPRRTEVTLDEAGTTDLLDAARARGVTVSTLFQMAWATILSACTDRSDVVFGVTVSGRPDDLAGVESMVGLFINTVPLRVRLDPAGRVGAQCLALQREAAELRDHGYLSHTELRSAGGIGELYDTLLVYENFPPGGLVGSGDFDLGGAVIRPSALESLSHFPITIAAHPTHGRLTVLVETLDGALGLVDPQTLGHRVLAVVRGLLAHWDRPLREVTVTVGDEAAVVPAKDTHTYPGGFHTAFTEAAADRLGAVALSWAGGELTYRQLDEAADRLAAELVRRGVSTETPVPILLRRGPDYVVAMLAVLKAGGMIVPLDPGMPAARIDEIIGQTGAAVIVDDTVLAAVADAPIPEFTPAPVRPGQGAYIVFTSGTTGKPKGVIGTHQALLAYAADHARNVLRPAGRRLRIAHAWSFTFDAAWQPLVALLDGHCVHIVGDAVQRDAEALVAEIARFRLDMIDTTPSMFGQLRAAGLLSTVPLAVLALGGEAIDTAAWQAIQAECARTGVRAHNCYGPTETTVEAVVARIADHRQPCIGHPTDPTSARVLDGWLRPVPDGVAGELYLTGGQLTRGYLGRMGETAGRFVADPFVPGARMYRTGDVVRRGPDGAWEFIGRSDDQVKIRGFRVEPGEVAAALHRHPDVSHAHVAVRRHRNGPRLTAYVVIRASEATGKGGGASEATGKGGGASEATGKRTAGLRGHLATTLPRYLVPHHIIEVDQIPLTAHGKVDDAALAALDARHDGDEVTGPATATETVLAEVLGDLLDVQRVDVTADFLDLGLDSIVALSVVQAVRRRGIPVRARLMLECASIRELAQALDADAAEAAEAQADPEDTGPIPLLPAGHWLLAHGDSRRLAQTEAIRLPPGVTRDRLDTVLRAVIDGHEALRSRLDPATMTLVAHPVGEVLTEASVSGDLVTAVAQHTEHSLARLDPAAGEMLRAVLLHHDSGADVLLLTAHVLAMDPASWRIVLGELETAWHAVASGHPPPPVREHTSLRRWSNILAERALKLDTCDFWEAQLVGDDPELGSRRVCPATDRVGDVVVSMSFTDPEVTARVTAGVVPDLLAAATARMITAWRRARGQATPAPLLALETHGRADAVVAAGLADDSGRIDTGDTVGLLSAIYPLRVADDTVAPIPGDGIDYPLLRYLRTDTAERLGAQRDPQVLLNYLGRIHHAGGSDALLPDRDLLAKLSPTPEPGLAVRHELTLNVALLERDGVPVLGSQWRTLPDILSATDVAALQAMWQDALREVIAT